GGGATCAGGTCGCCCAGCACCTCGTCGGGTTCGATGACCTGCCCGTTGGCCAGCGTAATGCGCTCGCCGGCCACTAACCGCTTGCGCTCCGGCCCGAATGGCACGCCGAGCGCATCGGCTTTATCGGCCAGGAACGGCCGCCGGCTTTTCTCCTCGAACTCGTACGCGAAGCAGTCCGGGCCGCGATGCGTCACCGGGAAGGCGCGCACCGCGTAGTACGGGCTGTCGTGAATGCTGCCGTCCTGAATCTCGATGTACTGCAGGTCGACGCGGATATCCACGGTGCGCAGCACTACGTTCATCAGATCGCGCACACGCCGCACCGCCCAACGCCCACCGATGATCTGCATCTGCTCGACCGCTTCCCAGCGCGCAAAGGTGGACACGATGCCGCCGAGGCCGAGAATGTGATCCAGGTGGCCGTGGGTCAGCAGCACGGCGTTCAGGCGGCGGAAGCCAAGCCCGCTGCGCAGCAACTGCCGCTGCGTGCCCTCGCCGCAGTCGATCATCCAGCGCTCGCCGCGCTGGATAACCATGCCTGAGCTTAGGCCGCGCTCGACAGACGGCGCGGAAGCGGATGTACCCAGGAAGACGATTTCGAACATGACAGGTGGCAGATGATCCGATCGGTCGTTGTGCAGACATTGTAGCCGGATTCGCCAAATCTGCAACCGGCCCATCTCAAGTCAGCAATTCTCAATTTGGCTTTGTACGGGTACTTTCCAATGCCGCTTGCGATGCGCTGGCCCTCAGGCGCTTGTCACGCAAGCTGGCCCGCCGAAAAAGTGGCGCTGCCCTCCCCAAGAACGATTCCCCTTCTCCCCCGCAACGCGGGGGAGAAGGGGCAGG
The window above is part of the Chloroflexota bacterium genome. Proteins encoded here:
- a CDS encoding ribonuclease Z codes for the protein MFEIVFLGTSASAPSVERGLSSGMVIQRGERWMIDCGEGTQRQLLRSGLGFRRLNAVLLTHGHLDHILGLGGIVSTFARWEAVEQMQIIGGRWAVRRVRDLMNVVLRTVDIRVDLQYIEIQDGSIHDSPYYAVRAFPVTHRGPDCFAYEFEEKSRRPFLADKADALGVPFGPERKRLVAGERITLANGQVIEPDEVLGDLIPGIKLVWVGDVARTDEVLPHARNADALVIEATFLQSEQDEATRYGHLTAAQAATLAREAGVRRLFLNHLSRRYHARQVEEEAQAIFPNTVVANDLDHFTVSRGSESLAQ